The following are encoded in a window of Variovorax paradoxus genomic DNA:
- a CDS encoding acyl-CoA dehydrogenase → MSLASLIGRWAMQPFSHALPPLGDTERAALEAGTVGFEGRLFAGRPDFDVLTAVGPNQLRAREEAFFSNEVPALCRMLDDHAIDQARDLPPEVWRFLREKRFFGMIIPEAFGGLGFGHFAHASVVARIASVNVATAVTVMVPNSLGPAELLLRYGTDAQKDHYLPRLADGRELPCFGLTSPYAGSDAAAIPDRGVLVEREFQGRRTRGFLVDFDKRYITLAPVATVVGLAFHAIDESRPEGQRELGITCALIPVPHEGMEIGRRHRPMDSAFMNGPIRGRQVFVPMDWVIGGEPQVGQGWRMLMECLAAGRAISLPALGSAMQQTALYVSNAYGQIREQFGLPVGKFHAVAGLIAQMSAELYASDAARRFTAAALDAGERPSVASAILKVQLTEAGRRAVNHGMDILGGKGIISGPSNLLGVAYRQAPIAITVEGANILTRALIVFGQGAVRCHPHVLDEMAAVQAKDETALGQALIAHGKHVAVNLWHSLFGAPVLGDPPEALAAEARLIARMSAKYALTADLAMGLLGGKLKRMELLSARLGDVLAHLYLASACVWRYRVDAAPELLPFAQAAIRLQLDEAGKILRDLYANLPTPGRRLLGALVLRRTAHLAPLRDVQLMALAELLRTRPDVVARLVPDLAEPGPGGLRDLMQAMALGAQLGDETAALNKVLRRTRSLDEAARSATDPALALAYLQAADKVIQVDDFEGPAREPEAADLSRAPAVQPAPSGPPPSARPPERTIPPRVPAT, encoded by the coding sequence ATGTCACTCGCGTCCCTGATCGGCCGATGGGCGATGCAGCCTTTCTCCCACGCCCTGCCACCGCTGGGCGACACCGAGCGTGCCGCGCTCGAGGCCGGCACGGTCGGGTTCGAGGGCCGGCTCTTCGCCGGGCGCCCCGATTTCGATGTGCTCACGGCCGTCGGTCCCAACCAGCTCAGGGCGCGCGAAGAAGCCTTTTTTTCGAACGAGGTGCCCGCGCTGTGCCGCATGCTCGACGACCACGCCATCGACCAGGCGCGCGACCTGCCGCCCGAGGTGTGGCGCTTCCTGCGCGAGAAGCGCTTCTTCGGGATGATCATTCCCGAGGCATTCGGCGGCCTGGGTTTCGGCCACTTCGCGCATGCCTCGGTGGTGGCGCGCATCGCGAGCGTCAACGTCGCAACCGCCGTCACGGTGATGGTGCCCAACTCGCTCGGGCCGGCCGAGCTGCTGCTGCGCTACGGCACCGACGCACAGAAAGACCACTACCTGCCGCGCCTGGCCGACGGCCGCGAGCTGCCGTGCTTCGGCCTGACCTCGCCCTACGCGGGCTCCGACGCCGCCGCCATTCCTGACCGCGGCGTGCTCGTCGAGCGCGAGTTCCAGGGCCGGCGCACGCGCGGCTTCCTGGTCGATTTCGACAAGCGCTACATCACGCTCGCACCGGTCGCCACCGTGGTCGGCCTCGCGTTCCATGCCATCGACGAGAGCCGACCCGAAGGCCAGCGCGAACTGGGCATCACCTGCGCGCTGATTCCCGTGCCGCACGAGGGCATGGAGATCGGCCGGCGCCACCGTCCGATGGACAGCGCCTTCATGAACGGCCCGATCCGCGGCCGGCAGGTGTTCGTGCCGATGGACTGGGTCATCGGCGGCGAGCCGCAGGTGGGCCAAGGCTGGCGCATGCTGATGGAGTGCCTGGCCGCGGGCCGCGCCATCTCGCTGCCCGCGCTGGGCTCGGCGATGCAGCAGACGGCGCTGTACGTGAGCAATGCCTACGGCCAGATCCGCGAGCAGTTCGGCCTGCCGGTGGGCAAGTTCCATGCGGTGGCGGGGCTGATCGCGCAGATGTCGGCCGAGCTGTACGCGAGCGATGCCGCACGCCGCTTCACGGCCGCCGCGCTCGACGCGGGCGAGCGGCCCAGCGTGGCCAGCGCGATCCTCAAGGTGCAGCTCACCGAGGCCGGGCGCCGCGCGGTCAACCATGGCATGGACATCCTCGGCGGCAAGGGAATCATCTCGGGGCCATCCAACCTGCTCGGCGTGGCCTACCGGCAGGCGCCGATCGCGATCACGGTGGAGGGCGCGAACATCCTCACGCGCGCGCTCATCGTGTTCGGGCAGGGCGCGGTGCGCTGCCATCCGCACGTGCTCGACGAAATGGCGGCGGTGCAGGCGAAAGACGAAACGGCACTGGGCCAGGCGCTCATCGCGCACGGCAAGCATGTGGCGGTGAACCTGTGGCACAGCCTCTTCGGCGCGCCGGTGCTCGGCGATCCGCCCGAGGCGCTGGCGGCTGAAGCGCGGCTCATCGCGCGCATGAGCGCCAAGTACGCGCTCACGGCCGACCTGGCGATGGGGCTGCTCGGCGGCAAGCTCAAGCGCATGGAGCTGCTGTCGGCGCGGCTGGGCGACGTGCTGGCCCACCTCTACCTGGCGAGCGCCTGCGTGTGGCGCTACCGCGTCGATGCGGCGCCCGAGCTGTTGCCCTTTGCGCAGGCGGCGATCCGGCTGCAGCTGGACGAGGCCGGCAAGATCCTGCGCGACCTGTACGCCAACCTGCCGACACCGGGGCGGCGCCTGCTCGGCGCGCTGGTGTTGCGGCGCACCGCGCATCTGGCGCCGCTGCGCGACGTGCAGCTGATGGCGCTGGCCGAGCTGCTGCGCACGCGGCCGGACGTGGTCGCGCGTCTCGTGCCCGACTTGGCCGAGCCCGGCCCGGGCGGCCTGCGCGACCTGATGCAGGCCATGGCGCTCGGCGCGCAACTGGGTGACGAGACCGCCGCGCTCAACAAGGTGCTGCGCCGCACGCGCTCGCTCGACGAGGCCGCGCGCTCGGCCACCGACCCCGCGCTGGCGCTGGCCTACCTGCAGGCGGCCGACAAGGTGATCCAGGTGGACGACTTCGAGGGGCCGGCGCGTGAGCCGGAGGCGGCCGACCTCAGCCGCGCGCCTGCTGTGCAGCCAGCGCCGTCAGGGCCGCCGCCGTCTGCTCGTCCGCCGGAAAGAACGATTCCACCGCGAGTTCCTGCAACGTGA
- a CDS encoding helix-turn-helix domain-containing protein codes for MNTPRTHSSKAAAAGLPGARDPFGAHLRHWRTHRRLSQLDLAQEAEVSTRHLSYVETGRAAPSREMVLRLAERLDVPLRERNALLVAAGFAPMYRQRSLDDPAMASARRAIDLVLKGHEPFPALAVDRHWNLVAHNALVPLLMEGCSAELLKPPINVLRLSLHPDGVAPRIANLAQWRTHLLERLQQQIAATGDTVLQALHDELEGYPPPAVSHDAPLLDTALSAVAVPFQVVMPSGVLSFISTITIFGTPVDVTLQELAVESFFPADEQTAAALTALAAQQARG; via the coding sequence ATGAACACCCCCCGCACCCATTCGTCCAAGGCCGCCGCCGCCGGCCTTCCCGGCGCACGCGACCCGTTCGGCGCCCACCTGCGGCACTGGCGCACCCACCGCCGCCTGAGCCAGCTCGACTTGGCGCAGGAGGCCGAGGTCTCGACCCGCCACCTGAGCTACGTGGAAACCGGCCGCGCCGCGCCCAGCCGCGAGATGGTGCTGCGCCTGGCCGAACGGCTCGACGTGCCGCTGCGCGAGCGCAATGCGCTGCTGGTGGCCGCCGGCTTCGCGCCCATGTACCGCCAGCGCTCGCTCGACGACCCCGCCATGGCCTCGGCGCGCCGCGCCATCGACCTGGTGCTGAAGGGCCACGAGCCCTTCCCCGCGCTGGCCGTGGACCGCCACTGGAACCTGGTGGCGCACAACGCGCTGGTGCCGCTGCTCATGGAAGGCTGCTCGGCCGAGCTGCTGAAGCCGCCGATCAACGTGCTGCGCCTGAGCCTGCACCCCGACGGCGTGGCGCCACGCATCGCGAACCTGGCGCAATGGCGCACCCACCTGCTCGAGCGGCTGCAGCAGCAGATCGCCGCCACCGGCGACACCGTGCTGCAGGCGCTGCACGACGAGCTGGAGGGCTACCCGCCGCCGGCCGTGAGCCACGACGCACCGCTGCTCGATACCGCCCTGTCGGCGGTGGCCGTGCCGTTCCAGGTGGTCATGCCGAGCGGCGTGCTGAGCTTCATCAGCACCATCACGATCTTCGGCACGCCGGTGGACGTCACGTTGCAGGAACTCGCGGTGGAATCGTTCTTTCCGGCGGACGAGCAGACGGCGGCGGCCCTGACGGCGCTGGCTGCACAGCAGGCGCGCGGCTGA
- a CDS encoding aconitate hydratase: protein MAKAPAHAFASTLKTFKTASGKSGKYWSLKELAKQYPSVERLPVSIRIVLESVLRNCDGQKVSAKHVEELAHWAPNAERTDEIPFVVTRVVLQDFTGVPLLADLAAMRSVAAKLGKSPKTIEPLVPVDLVVDHSVMVDYYGTPKALDLNMKLEFQRNNERYQFMKWGMQAFDTFGVVPPGFGIVHQVNLEYFARGVYKSPADKSDTPVYYPDSLVGTDSHTTMINGVGVVGWGVGGIEAEAAMLGQPVYMLTPDVVGFELTGKLREGVTATDLVLYVTAILRGEKVVGKFVEFFGPGAASIAVPDRATIGNMAPEYGATMGFFPVDEMTVAYFEGTGRTKEEVERFAAYYKAQGLFGMPAPGDIDYTKIVKLDLGTVSPSLAGPKRPQDRINLGDLSTKFAELYSKPNDANGFNQPADKLKQRYPLVAAGQGGDEEAAPPPAGAPREVVEMVANRSTKAAAHTSASAPPAPKGQVTIGNGDVLIAAITSCTNTSNPSVMLAAGLLAKKAVEAGLKVQPHIKTSLAPGSRIVTEYLEKAGLLPYLEKLGFYLAGYGCTTCIGNAGDLTPEINDAITKNDLIGAAVLSGNRNFEARIHPNLKANFLASPPLVVAFAIAGNVLTDLMTQPVGKGKGGKDVYLGDIWPTPKEIDDNLRFAMNAKSFRANYEKVKSDPGKFWTSIKGTTGQVYDWPTSTYIAEPPFFEGFQMQPHASDAGIQGARVMALFGDSITTDHISPAGSIKESSPAGIWLKANGVAKADFNSYGSRRGNHDVMVRGTFANVRIKNLMIPPDANGTQEEGGVTLFQPGGEKMFIYDAAMKYMEAGTPTIVFGGEEYGTGSSRDWAAKGTQLLGIKAVVARSFERIHRANLVGMGVLPLQFRGADSWQTLGLTGEEKIDVVIGGELKPQMDVKLVVHRADGTHQEVTVRLRIDTPIEVDYYKHGGILPFVLRQLLAA from the coding sequence ATGGCCAAAGCCCCGGCGCACGCGTTTGCGTCCACCCTCAAGACCTTCAAGACCGCGTCGGGAAAGTCCGGCAAGTACTGGTCGCTGAAGGAACTGGCCAAGCAGTACCCGTCCGTGGAGCGTCTGCCGGTGTCGATCCGCATCGTGCTCGAGTCGGTGCTGCGCAACTGCGACGGCCAGAAGGTGTCGGCCAAGCACGTCGAAGAGCTGGCCCACTGGGCGCCCAATGCCGAGCGCACCGACGAAATTCCGTTTGTCGTCACCCGCGTGGTGCTGCAGGACTTCACCGGCGTGCCGCTGCTGGCCGACCTGGCCGCCATGCGCAGCGTGGCCGCCAAGCTGGGCAAGTCGCCCAAGACCATCGAGCCGCTGGTGCCCGTCGACCTGGTGGTCGACCACTCGGTGATGGTCGACTACTACGGCACGCCCAAGGCGCTCGACCTGAACATGAAGCTGGAGTTCCAGCGCAACAACGAGCGCTACCAGTTCATGAAGTGGGGCATGCAGGCCTTCGACACCTTCGGCGTCGTGCCGCCGGGCTTCGGCATCGTGCACCAGGTCAACCTCGAGTACTTTGCGCGCGGCGTCTACAAGAGCCCGGCCGACAAGAGCGACACGCCGGTGTACTACCCCGACTCGCTGGTGGGCACCGACAGCCACACCACCATGATCAACGGCGTGGGCGTGGTCGGCTGGGGCGTGGGCGGTATCGAGGCCGAGGCCGCCATGCTGGGCCAGCCGGTCTACATGCTCACGCCCGACGTGGTGGGCTTCGAGCTCACCGGCAAGCTGCGCGAAGGCGTCACGGCCACCGACCTGGTGCTGTACGTCACGGCCATCCTGCGCGGTGAAAAGGTGGTGGGCAAGTTCGTCGAGTTCTTCGGCCCCGGTGCCGCATCGATCGCCGTGCCCGACCGCGCCACCATCGGCAACATGGCGCCCGAATACGGCGCCACCATGGGCTTCTTCCCGGTCGACGAGATGACCGTGGCGTACTTCGAAGGCACCGGCCGCACCAAGGAAGAGGTCGAGCGCTTCGCCGCCTACTACAAGGCGCAGGGCCTGTTCGGCATGCCCGCGCCGGGCGACATCGACTACACCAAGATCGTCAAGCTCGACCTGGGCACCGTCTCGCCCAGCCTGGCCGGCCCCAAGCGCCCGCAGGACCGCATCAACCTGGGCGACCTCTCGACCAAGTTCGCCGAGCTGTACAGCAAGCCCAACGACGCCAACGGCTTCAACCAGCCGGCCGACAAGCTCAAGCAGCGCTACCCGCTGGTCGCCGCCGGCCAGGGCGGCGACGAAGAAGCGGCGCCGCCGCCCGCCGGCGCGCCGCGCGAGGTGGTCGAGATGGTCGCCAACCGGTCGACCAAGGCCGCGGCCCACACGAGCGCTTCGGCACCGCCCGCGCCCAAGGGGCAGGTCACCATCGGCAACGGCGACGTGCTCATTGCCGCCATCACCTCGTGCACCAACACCTCCAACCCGAGCGTGATGCTCGCGGCCGGCCTGCTGGCCAAGAAGGCGGTGGAAGCGGGCCTGAAGGTGCAGCCGCACATCAAGACCTCGCTCGCGCCGGGCTCGCGCATCGTCACCGAATACCTCGAGAAAGCGGGCCTGCTGCCGTACCTCGAAAAGCTGGGCTTCTACCTCGCGGGCTACGGCTGCACCACCTGCATCGGCAATGCCGGCGACCTCACGCCCGAGATCAACGACGCCATCACGAAGAACGACCTCATCGGCGCGGCCGTGCTGTCGGGCAACCGCAACTTCGAGGCGCGCATCCACCCGAACCTGAAGGCCAACTTCCTGGCCTCGCCGCCGCTGGTGGTGGCCTTTGCCATCGCGGGCAACGTGCTGACTGACCTCATGACCCAGCCCGTGGGCAAGGGCAAGGGCGGCAAGGACGTGTACCTGGGCGACATCTGGCCCACGCCGAAGGAGATCGACGACAACCTGCGCTTCGCGATGAACGCCAAGTCGTTCCGTGCGAACTACGAGAAGGTGAAGTCCGATCCGGGCAAGTTCTGGACGAGCATCAAGGGCACGACCGGCCAGGTGTACGACTGGCCCACCTCGACCTACATCGCCGAGCCGCCGTTCTTCGAAGGCTTCCAGATGCAGCCGCACGCGTCGGATGCCGGCATCCAGGGCGCGCGCGTCATGGCGCTGTTCGGCGACTCGATCACCACCGACCACATCTCGCCGGCCGGCTCCATCAAGGAAAGCTCGCCCGCGGGCATCTGGCTCAAGGCGAACGGCGTGGCCAAGGCCGACTTCAACAGCTACGGTTCGCGCCGTGGCAACCACGACGTGATGGTGCGCGGCACCTTCGCCAACGTGCGCATCAAGAACCTGATGATTCCGCCGGACGCCAACGGCACGCAGGAAGAGGGCGGCGTCACGCTGTTCCAGCCGGGCGGCGAGAAGATGTTCATCTACGACGCCGCCATGAAGTACATGGAAGCGGGCACGCCGACCATCGTGTTCGGCGGCGAGGAGTACGGCACGGGCTCGTCGCGCGACTGGGCCGCCAAGGGCACGCAGCTGCTGGGCATCAAGGCCGTGGTGGCGCGCAGCTTCGAGCGCATCCACCGCGCCAACCTGGTCGGCATGGGCGTGCTGCCGCTGCAGTTCCGCGGCGCCGATTCGTGGCAGACGCTGGGCCTCACGGGCGAGGAAAAGATCGACGTCGTGATCGGCGGCGAACTCAAGCCGCAGATGGACGTGAAGCTGGTCGTGCACCGCGCCGACGGCACGCACCAGGAGGTGACGGTGCGCCTGCGCATCGACACGCCGATCGAGGTCGATTACTACAAGCACGGCGGCATCCTGCCGTTCGTGCTGCGGCAGCTGCTGGCGGCCTGA